From Vallitalea longa, one genomic window encodes:
- a CDS encoding EutN/CcmL family microcompartment protein, with amino-acid sequence MIIGKVIGTLVSTRKLNNLVGSKFLVIESASNMGTDKRIVAVDQVGAGIGDFVLVALGSAARIGALKEASIDAAVVGIIDDENDILDTF; translated from the coding sequence ATGATTATTGGTAAAGTGATAGGGACTTTGGTATCGACTAGGAAGCTTAATAATCTGGTTGGAAGTAAATTCTTAGTTATTGAAAGTGCTTCTAATATGGGAACTGATAAGAGGATTGTTGCGGTTGATCAGGTTGGTGCTGGTATAGGTGATTTTGTGTTGGTGGCACTAGGGAGTGCAGCTAGGATAGGAGCGTTGAAAGAGGCTTCTATTGATGCGGCAGTTGTTGGTATTATAGATGATGAGAATGATATTTTAGATACTTTTTAG
- a CDS encoding phosphate propanoyltransferase, whose translation MDQSALVDLISKKVLEQINSKKSVIPIGVSARHVHLCREDVDKIFGKGYELTPIKELMGGQYAAKETVTIVGTKLRPIENVRVLGPIRERTQVEVSKTDAVRLGLNPPVKPSGDLDNTAPITLVGPKGAISLDNGCIIAMRHIHMSSEDAREYGVKDKQIVKVRVSSDRGGILTNVLVRVHESYRLEMHIDTDEANALGIKCNDSVEILV comes from the coding sequence GTGGACCAATCAGCATTAGTTGATTTGATATCAAAAAAAGTATTAGAACAGATTAATTCAAAAAAAAGCGTTATACCTATAGGTGTTTCTGCTAGGCATGTTCATCTATGCAGAGAAGATGTTGATAAAATATTCGGAAAAGGGTATGAATTGACACCTATCAAGGAGTTAATGGGTGGCCAGTATGCTGCAAAGGAAACAGTAACTATTGTTGGAACGAAACTTAGACCTATTGAAAATGTCAGAGTTCTTGGACCTATACGTGAGAGAACTCAAGTTGAAGTTTCTAAAACTGATGCTGTCAGACTTGGGCTTAATCCTCCTGTAAAACCATCGGGTGATCTTGATAATACGGCACCTATTACATTGGTTGGACCAAAAGGTGCTATATCACTTGATAATGGGTGTATTATAGCAATGAGACATATACATATGTCGTCAGAGGATGCTAGAGAATATGGTGTAAAAGATAAACAGATTGTGAAAGTTAGAGTTTCTAGTGACAGAGGTGGCATATTGACTAATGTACTAGTTCGTGTTCATGAAAGTTATAGGTTAGAGATGCATATTGATACTGATGAGGCGAATGCTCTTGGTATTAAGTGTAATGATAGTGTAGAGATATTGGTGTAA
- a CDS encoding BMC domain-containing protein, with translation MNQAVGLLEVFGLVAGFVAADAACKAGDVTIESFDKNKPLNADKLPVPLLVCLKIRGGIDDVKVAIEAAENAANNISGVYSKHLIARPTEETEKMLNLNCLKG, from the coding sequence ATGAATCAGGCAGTTGGACTTTTGGAGGTTTTTGGATTAGTTGCAGGTTTTGTTGCGGCTGATGCAGCATGTAAAGCAGGAGATGTTACTATTGAATCATTTGACAAGAATAAACCTCTAAATGCAGATAAATTACCTGTTCCATTGTTAGTGTGCTTGAAAATTCGTGGTGGAATAGACGATGTGAAAGTTGCAATAGAAGCAGCAGAAAACGCTGCAAATAACATATCTGGTGTATATTCAAAGCATCTGATAGCAAGACCTACAGAAGAGACAGAGAAGATGTTAAATCTTAATTGTTTGAAAGGATAG
- a CDS encoding diol dehydratase reactivase subunit alpha: protein MKYITGVDIGNSTTEVCVGQIDDKGMLKFLSSASVETTGTKGTPSNVKGITRALTDALGKIHRKIEDLSVIRINEAAPVIGDTAMETITETIITESTMIGHNPDTPAGAGLGTGYIYPVDEIDRLQVDRAYICLVNEHIDYEKAASMINELMRTYEISAVVVQKDEAVLIYNRLNKKIPIVDEVKYIDKIEIGMKAAVEVAPEGHSIIKLSNPYGIASIFSLNAEETKHVVPIAKSFVGSRSAIFIRTPKGSVKEQAIQAGELSIYGEKSLERVQVDLGADEIMRASNKAAPIVDIEGESGTNIGIMIDNIKKSMQDLTGNDNSVKIQDILAVDTLIPMDVKGALAGEVSMENAVGIAAMVKTEHLPMEKIADKLQNETGVYVKIAGVEAVMASLGAWTTPGTTLPLAILDLGGGSTDAAILDENGLVKSVHLAGAGQLITLLINTELGLNDLNLCEHIKRNPLAKVESLFHIRMENKDIKFYEKPLSPKLFGKVIVMDKEKMIPINSNITMEKIVEIRKSIKKKVFVQNAVRALNMIAPDNRLRNIPNIVLVGGSALDFEIPDLILEELSKHKIVSGRGNIRNCEGPRNAVATGLLMSYKGQGKVL, encoded by the coding sequence ATGAAGTATATTACAGGGGTTGATATCGGAAATTCAACAACTGAAGTATGTGTTGGGCAGATTGATGATAAAGGAATGCTTAAGTTCTTGTCTAGTGCAAGTGTGGAGACGACTGGTACTAAAGGGACTCCTAGTAATGTTAAAGGGATCACCAGAGCTTTAACAGATGCTTTAGGTAAGATTCATAGAAAGATTGAAGACCTGTCTGTTATAAGAATCAATGAAGCGGCTCCTGTTATTGGTGATACTGCTATGGAAACGATTACTGAGACAATCATTACAGAGTCAACTATGATTGGACATAATCCTGACACACCTGCTGGTGCAGGGTTAGGGACTGGGTATATATATCCTGTTGATGAGATAGATAGGTTACAAGTTGATAGAGCGTATATTTGTTTAGTTAATGAACATATCGATTATGAAAAAGCTGCTTCAATGATTAATGAATTAATGAGGACATATGAGATAAGTGCTGTGGTAGTCCAGAAAGATGAAGCGGTACTTATATATAATAGGTTAAATAAGAAAATTCCAATAGTAGATGAAGTCAAGTATATTGATAAGATTGAGATAGGAATGAAAGCGGCTGTAGAGGTTGCACCTGAAGGTCATAGCATTATTAAGTTGTCTAATCCTTACGGTATTGCTTCTATATTTAGTCTTAATGCGGAAGAGACAAAACATGTAGTACCTATTGCTAAGAGTTTCGTTGGTAGCAGGTCCGCAATTTTTATTAGAACTCCTAAGGGTTCTGTAAAAGAACAAGCCATTCAAGCTGGTGAATTGTCTATATATGGTGAGAAGTCCTTGGAGAGAGTTCAAGTTGATCTAGGTGCAGATGAAATCATGAGAGCGAGTAATAAAGCAGCTCCTATAGTTGATATTGAAGGCGAATCAGGTACTAATATTGGAATCATGATAGATAATATTAAAAAGAGTATGCAAGATTTAACAGGTAATGATAATTCAGTTAAGATACAAGATATTCTCGCAGTGGATACTTTGATTCCTATGGATGTAAAAGGTGCTTTAGCTGGAGAGGTTTCTATGGAAAATGCTGTTGGAATAGCGGCTATGGTTAAGACGGAACATTTACCCATGGAGAAGATAGCTGATAAATTACAGAATGAAACGGGTGTGTATGTGAAGATTGCAGGTGTAGAAGCAGTAATGGCATCTTTGGGTGCTTGGACTACACCAGGTACAACACTTCCTTTGGCTATACTAGATCTTGGTGGAGGTTCAACAGATGCTGCTATATTAGATGAAAATGGATTAGTGAAATCTGTTCATTTGGCTGGAGCAGGACAGTTGATTACTCTTTTGATTAATACTGAGTTAGGGCTTAATGATTTGAATTTATGTGAGCATATCAAAAGGAACCCTTTAGCTAAGGTGGAAAGTTTGTTTCATATAAGAATGGAAAATAAGGATATAAAATTCTACGAAAAACCTTTATCGCCAAAACTATTCGGTAAAGTTATTGTTATGGATAAAGAAAAAATGATTCCTATAAATAGTAATATTACTATGGAAAAGATTGTGGAAATAAGGAAAAGTATCAAAAAGAAAGTTTTTGTACAAAATGCTGTACGTGCACTTAATATGATAGCACCTGATAACAGACTGAGGAATATACCTAATATCGTTCTGGTTGGTGGTAGTGCATTGGATTTTGAGATTCCGGATCTTATTTTAGAGGAATTATCTAAGCATAAGATAGTTTCGGGGAGAGGGAATATCAGAAATTGTGAAGGACCTAGGAATGCAGTGGCGACGGGGCTTTTGATGTCCTACAAAGGTCAGGGTAAAGTGTTATAA
- a CDS encoding cob(I)yrinic acid a,c-diamide adenosyltransferase produces MGSKNHVFTKTGDSGYTKLFNGTSVDKDSIFIETNGNFDELTSSIGLVKAYLNDKIMIEQLEKVQTSLIKLMGVIAGLDNDNKLVEDEVNELEKWIIEYESKYPIQKKFILAGVTKVSALIDVARTVCRRAERSLVRCCRERNINNSYPKYINRLSDYLYVVARYQEFNQLIIDRVKDVLGDMNSKVKVAGNSINLEQAKRVIDKVRDKAEDLDLKVVIAVVNKEGNPVGINVMDDAYIASYDIALNKAFTSVSLKMSTYELSKLAQPNEALYGIQFTNNGRIVIFGGGIPLMNNNGEIIGGLGVSGGSAKEDTMLADYGGTLVH; encoded by the coding sequence ATGGGAAGTAAAAATCATGTGTTTACAAAAACAGGAGATAGTGGATATACGAAGTTATTTAATGGTACTTCTGTGGATAAAGATAGTATATTCATAGAAACTAATGGTAATTTTGATGAATTAACATCTAGTATTGGTCTTGTTAAAGCTTATTTGAATGATAAGATAATGATTGAACAATTGGAGAAAGTGCAGACTAGTCTGATTAAGCTTATGGGTGTTATTGCTGGATTAGATAATGATAACAAATTAGTTGAAGATGAAGTAAATGAATTAGAGAAATGGATTATAGAGTATGAGAGTAAGTATCCAATACAAAAAAAATTCATTTTAGCTGGTGTAACTAAAGTTTCGGCATTGATTGATGTGGCTAGGACTGTTTGCAGGAGAGCTGAGAGAAGTTTAGTTAGATGTTGCAGGGAAAGAAATATTAATAACAGTTATCCAAAATATATTAACAGGTTGTCAGATTATTTATATGTAGTAGCTAGATATCAAGAGTTTAATCAGTTGATTATAGATAGAGTTAAGGATGTTTTAGGCGATATGAATAGTAAAGTTAAGGTTGCAGGGAATAGTATTAATCTTGAGCAGGCTAAGAGAGTAATAGATAAAGTCAGGGACAAGGCTGAAGATTTGGATTTGAAAGTTGTAATAGCTGTAGTCAATAAGGAAGGAAATCCTGTTGGAATTAATGTGATGGATGATGCGTATATAGCAAGTTATGATATTGCTCTTAATAAAGCTTTTACTTCGGTTAGTTTGAAGATGAGTACATATGAGCTGAGTAAATTGGCACAGCCAAATGAAGCTTTATATGGAATACAATTTACCAATAATGGAAGGATTGTTATATTTGGTGGAGGAATACCACTAATGAATAATAATGGGGAAATTATTGGTGGACTCGGTGTTAGCGGAGGTAGTGCCAAAGAGGATACTATGCTTGCTGATTATGGAGGAACATTGGTACATTGA
- a CDS encoding glycerol dehydratase reactivase beta/small subunit family protein, which yields MENRRPEIHVCYSKQNKRYVKDILAGIEEEGLFSYCYETREFDPIVTAYRAAESSLLGVGVSAVGNHVVLHVSNLKSDEPLLKMNITDLSDYRGLGSNAARYVKGIPFRL from the coding sequence ATGGAGAATAGAAGACCTGAGATACATGTGTGTTATTCGAAGCAGAATAAAAGATATGTCAAGGATATATTGGCAGGAATAGAAGAAGAGGGATTGTTTAGTTATTGTTATGAGACTAGAGAGTTTGATCCTATTGTGACTGCTTATAGGGCTGCGGAGAGTTCATTATTAGGAGTTGGTGTGAGTGCTGTTGGTAATCATGTGGTTTTGCATGTTAGCAATCTCAAGAGTGATGAGCCTCTTTTGAAGATGAATATAACTGATCTTTCTGATTATAGGGGATTGGGGAGCAATGCGGCTAGATATGTTAAGGGGATACCTTTTAGATTGTAG
- a CDS encoding propanediol/glycerol family dehydratase medium subunit gives MEVTNELIEQITKLVVKELSNKRIVDKEDSKDIHSSIFEHIQKSNRGMNRKEVVIGVGPAFGSVIKNTINNLEHEKVIKEIMAGVEEEGMVPRVIKVYKTSDVAFIGKEAANMSGSGVSVGIQSKGTALIHQKDLYPLTNLELFPQAPLLTLDIYRQIGKNAARYAKGVQVKPIESKNDFTVRAKYQVKAALMHTRETEYVDNMKKSIDIRLSGVC, from the coding sequence GTGGAAGTAACTAATGAATTGATTGAACAGATTACCAAGTTGGTTGTAAAAGAGCTTAGCAACAAAAGAATTGTAGATAAAGAAGACAGCAAAGATATTCATAGTTCGATTTTTGAACATATTCAGAAATCTAATCGTGGAATGAATAGAAAAGAAGTTGTAATAGGTGTAGGTCCAGCTTTTGGTAGTGTAATCAAGAATACGATTAATAATCTGGAGCATGAGAAAGTTATAAAAGAAATTATGGCTGGAGTTGAAGAAGAAGGAATGGTGCCTAGGGTAATAAAAGTATATAAGACTTCTGATGTAGCCTTTATAGGAAAAGAAGCCGCTAATATGTCTGGATCAGGAGTATCAGTAGGTATTCAATCCAAAGGAACAGCTTTAATTCACCAAAAAGATCTATATCCCCTAACTAATTTAGAATTATTCCCACAAGCACCACTTTTGACTCTTGACATATACAGGCAGATAGGAAAAAATGCTGCAAGATATGCTAAAGGAGTACAGGTCAAACCTATTGAGAGTAAAAACGATTTTACTGTCAGGGCTAAATATCAGGTGAAAGCAGCTTTAATGCATACCAGAGAGACTGAATATGTGGATAATATGAAAAAATCAATAGACATTAGATTGTCTGGTGTCTGTTAG
- a CDS encoding aldehyde dehydrogenase family protein has protein sequence MVSNVDIESIVKSVIASMNNTDVDQDSVTSNYGIFDTMEEAINASIKTQRKVRDLPFEFREKIIANIRKKTIENAETLAKMGVEETGMGRVGDKILKHKLVAEKTPGTEDINTVAWSGDRGLTLVEQGPFGVIGAITPSTNSSETVICNTIGMLAGGNTVVFNPHPGALNVSNYAVELVNKASVEVGGPNFIAGSVKKPTLQSADVMFKHKSIGLLVATGGPGVVTAVLSSGKRAIGAGAGNPPVVVDETADIKKAAYDIFNGATFDNNLPCIAEKEVVVVEEVADELIYYMEEAGSYKIEGKYIDKLTNTVLLNKNGKVVLNREYVGKDASYILNAIGITVDENIKCIIFEAEGNHPLVTEELMMPILGIVRVSDVDTAIDLAVDLEHGNRHSAHMHSKNIDNLTKYGKLIDTAIFVKNAPSYAALGFGGEGYCTFTIASRTGEGLTSASSFTKKRRCVMAESLCIR, from the coding sequence ATGGTTAGTAATGTTGATATTGAATCAATTGTTAAGAGTGTTATTGCTAGTATGAATAATACGGATGTAGACCAGGATAGTGTCACTTCTAATTATGGTATTTTTGATACCATGGAAGAGGCTATTAACGCTAGTATTAAGACTCAGAGAAAAGTTAGGGATTTGCCTTTTGAATTCAGAGAGAAAATTATAGCTAATATAAGGAAAAAGACTATTGAGAATGCAGAAACCCTCGCAAAAATGGGTGTCGAAGAAACTGGAATGGGTCGTGTAGGTGATAAGATATTGAAGCATAAGTTAGTTGCTGAGAAAACACCTGGTACTGAAGATATTAACACTGTTGCTTGGTCTGGTGATAGAGGTTTGACTTTAGTTGAACAAGGACCTTTTGGTGTTATAGGAGCTATCACACCATCTACTAATTCTAGTGAGACTGTTATTTGTAATACTATAGGAATGCTTGCAGGAGGTAATACTGTGGTATTTAATCCTCATCCTGGAGCATTGAATGTTTCTAATTATGCTGTTGAGTTAGTTAATAAAGCATCTGTAGAAGTGGGAGGACCTAATTTCATTGCTGGTTCTGTTAAGAAACCAACTCTTCAAAGTGCAGATGTAATGTTTAAACATAAGAGTATTGGACTTTTGGTTGCTACAGGAGGACCGGGAGTTGTAACAGCGGTATTGTCTTCTGGAAAAAGAGCCATAGGAGCTGGAGCAGGTAATCCACCAGTAGTCGTTGATGAGACAGCAGATATTAAGAAAGCTGCTTATGACATATTTAATGGAGCTACATTTGATAATAATCTACCATGTATCGCGGAGAAAGAAGTTGTTGTGGTAGAAGAAGTTGCTGATGAGTTGATTTATTATATGGAAGAAGCAGGAAGCTATAAGATTGAAGGAAAGTATATTGATAAGTTAACTAATACTGTTTTACTTAATAAAAATGGTAAAGTTGTTTTGAACAGAGAATATGTAGGAAAAGATGCTAGTTATATTTTAAATGCTATAGGAATCACAGTGGATGAAAACATCAAGTGTATCATTTTTGAAGCAGAAGGTAATCATCCGTTAGTTACTGAGGAATTAATGATGCCTATATTAGGAATCGTAAGAGTTAGTGATGTAGATACGGCGATTGATTTAGCAGTTGATCTTGAACATGGTAATAGGCATTCGGCTCATATGCATTCTAAGAACATTGATAATTTGACTAAGTATGGGAAGTTGATTGATACAGCTATATTTGTTAAGAACGCTCCTTCATATGCGGCATTAGGTTTTGGTGGTGAAGGATATTGTACTTTTACAATTGCCAGCAGGACAGGTGAAGGACTTACTTCAGCAAGTTCATTTACTAAGAAGAGAAGATGTGTCATGGCAGAGAGTTTATGTATAAGGTAA
- a CDS encoding zinc-binding dehydrogenase, whose protein sequence is MEQQTTDYKNHIKMERRTRIDMELNSIDIESIVKQVISEVSGDKGQEVKGIDRVSSPVVPKRAKVAMLTEKRKIEVKEFEIPDISDDEMLIKVEGCGICGTDVHEYKNDPFSLIPVVLGHEGTGEIVKIGKNINQDTVGNSIGIGDKIVTCTIPCGECHNCLTMSDRDNLCENSGIYGLIADDDKKFNGWFSEYLIIRKGSTYFKVNDMDLKTRMLIEPAAVAVHAVERAKSTGLLSFNSNVIIQGCGPIGLMVMAVVRTMGVENIIAVDGDINRLEMAKKLGAKHTVNFRHYKDNEQLKLRIKEITKVGADFAFQCTGVPQAAANIWGFVKRGGGLCEVGFFVDNGNCSINPHFDMCNKEITAVGSWVYKVSDYPITLDFLRRAKGINLPVNDLITHEYPLDELNEAMDTNMKQTGIKIAYVNK, encoded by the coding sequence GTGGAACAACAGACAACTGATTACAAGAATCATATAAAAATGGAGAGGAGAACGAGAATAGATATGGAATTGAATAGTATTGATATTGAGTCGATTGTTAAGCAAGTTATTAGTGAAGTATCAGGTGATAAGGGACAGGAAGTTAAAGGGATTGATAGAGTTTCAAGTCCAGTAGTTCCTAAGAGAGCTAAGGTAGCTATGTTGACTGAAAAAAGGAAGATTGAAGTTAAAGAGTTTGAAATCCCTGATATTAGTGATGATGAGATGTTGATTAAGGTTGAAGGCTGCGGTATATGTGGGACTGACGTACATGAGTATAAGAATGATCCTTTTTCATTGATTCCTGTTGTTTTGGGACACGAGGGAACTGGAGAGATAGTTAAGATTGGTAAAAATATTAATCAAGATACTGTTGGTAATTCTATTGGAATTGGGGATAAGATTGTTACTTGTACCATTCCATGTGGAGAATGTCATAACTGCCTTACTATGTCTGATAGGGATAATCTTTGCGAGAATTCCGGCATATATGGGTTGATTGCTGATGATGATAAGAAATTTAATGGATGGTTTAGTGAATATTTGATTATTAGAAAAGGATCTACATATTTCAAAGTTAATGATATGGATCTGAAGACTAGAATGTTAATTGAGCCTGCTGCAGTTGCAGTTCATGCTGTAGAGAGAGCTAAATCAACAGGATTACTTTCATTTAACAGTAATGTAATCATTCAAGGTTGTGGACCTATAGGATTAATGGTTATGGCTGTTGTACGTACTATGGGTGTTGAAAATATCATTGCCGTAGATGGTGATATCAATCGTCTGGAAATGGCTAAGAAATTAGGAGCTAAGCATACTGTTAATTTCAGACATTATAAAGATAATGAACAATTGAAATTAAGAATAAAAGAAATTACTAAAGTTGGTGCAGATTTCGCTTTCCAATGTACAGGTGTTCCACAAGCAGCAGCTAATATATGGGGCTTTGTTAAACGTGGTGGAGGATTATGTGAGGTTGGTTTCTTCGTTGATAATGGAAATTGTTCAATAAATCCTCACTTTGATATGTGTAATAAAGAAATTACAGCAGTAGGTTCATGGGTATATAAAGTATCAGATTATCCTATTACTTTAGATTTCTTGAGAAGGGCAAAAGGTATTAATTTACCTGTTAATGACCTTATCACACATGAATATCCATTAGATGAGCTTAATGAAGCAATGGATACTAATATGAAACAAACAGGAATTAAGATAGCATATGTTAACAAATGA
- a CDS encoding diol dehydratase small subunit encodes MIKYPLPKDMVKSHTGKKLDSINMKSVLDGSVTSEDIKISRETLKLQGEIANEAGKKQLQQNFDRASELTDVEDELILEIYDKLRPNRATKNELLDYADTLEKKYRAVMCADFIRDAVKVYERRGILRKI; translated from the coding sequence ATGATTAAATACCCTTTGCCTAAGGATATGGTTAAAAGCCATACCGGTAAAAAATTAGATAGTATTAACATGAAAAGTGTTTTAGATGGTAGTGTCACATCTGAAGATATAAAGATATCCAGAGAGACTCTAAAATTGCAAGGTGAAATAGCTAATGAAGCTGGTAAGAAACAGTTACAGCAGAATTTTGATAGAGCCAGTGAGCTTACTGATGTTGAGGATGAATTGATACTTGAGATTTATGATAAGTTGAGACCTAATAGGGCTACCAAAAATGAATTGTTAGATTATGCTGATACTCTAGAGAAGAAGTATAGGGCTGTAATGTGTGCCGATTTCATTAGGGATGCAGTTAAGGTCTATGAGCGTAGAGGAATTCTAAGAAAGATATGA
- a CDS encoding BMC domain-containing protein, with the protein MKALGLVEISGLVPAINALDGMLKTADVEFVTWEKKLGGRLVTIIVTGTVSSVTEAVNYVRDMRNIKLVAHAVIPRPHQELDKLIKMSSEKYKF; encoded by the coding sequence GTGAAGGCTTTAGGCTTAGTTGAAATATCAGGATTAGTGCCAGCAATAAATGCATTAGATGGTATGTTAAAAACTGCTGATGTAGAATTTGTGACATGGGAAAAGAAATTAGGTGGAAGGCTTGTAACTATTATTGTGACAGGAACAGTTTCATCTGTAACAGAAGCTGTTAATTATGTGAGAGATATGAGAAATATTAAGCTAGTAGCTCACGCAGTGATTCCAAGACCTCATCAAGAATTAGATAAATTGATAAAGATGAGTTCTGAGAAATATAAATTCTAA
- a CDS encoding BMC domain-containing protein translates to MMQEALGMIETRGLVAAIEAADAMVKAADVVLIGTEKIGSGLVSVMVRGDVGAVKAATEVGSSAASRLGELVAVHVIPRPHTDIEKILPSIK, encoded by the coding sequence ATTATGCAAGAAGCTTTAGGTATGATAGAAACAAGAGGATTAGTAGCAGCTATAGAGGCGGCAGATGCAATGGTAAAGGCAGCGGATGTTGTTTTGATAGGAACTGAAAAGATTGGTTCAGGACTTGTAAGTGTTATGGTAAGAGGAGATGTTGGAGCAGTAAAGGCAGCTACTGAAGTTGGTTCTTCAGCAGCATCAAGACTTGGTGAATTGGTTGCAGTTCATGTAATTCCAAGACCTCACACAGATATTGAGAAGATATTACCAAGCATAAAATAA
- a CDS encoding BMC domain-containing protein, which produces MEALGMIETRGLVAAIEAADAMVKAANVTLIGTEKIGSGLVSVMVRGDVGAVKAATETGSEAASRLGELVAVHVIPRPHSDIEKILPCIK; this is translated from the coding sequence ATGGAAGCTTTAGGTATGATAGAAACAAGAGGATTAGTAGCGGCGATAGAGGCAGCAGATGCAATGGTTAAGGCAGCTAATGTAACTTTGATAGGAACTGAGAAAATAGGTTCAGGACTTGTAAGTGTTATGGTAAGAGGAGATGTAGGAGCAGTAAAGGCTGCAACTGAAACAGGTTCTGAAGCAGCATCAAGACTTGGAGAATTAGTTGCAGTTCATGTAATACCAAGACCTCATTCAGATATTGAAAAGATATTACCATGTATTAAATAA
- a CDS encoding BMC domain-containing protein: MEYALGMVEFKNIAMGISVTDLMVKAANVIIVKSIITCPGKYMVIIRGKLSSINAAIEKSIEYEEIVSDYFILGNPHDSVFDAFNGKYEINKDEAMGIIETSNVPCLIEAADMIAKTARCYILKIKMARELGGKALVFFAGEVAAVEASSKAAIKYVTEKDKLVSHSIIASPDPMIWDTLIK; the protein is encoded by the coding sequence ATGGAGTATGCTTTAGGTATGGTGGAGTTTAAGAATATTGCAATGGGTATAAGCGTAACTGATTTGATGGTGAAAGCAGCTAATGTAATTATTGTTAAATCTATTATAACATGTCCTGGAAAATATATGGTTATTATTCGTGGTAAGTTAAGTTCAATCAATGCGGCTATTGAGAAGAGTATAGAGTATGAAGAGATTGTAAGTGATTATTTTATATTAGGTAATCCTCACGATAGCGTATTTGATGCCTTCAATGGTAAGTATGAGATAAATAAAGATGAAGCGATGGGAATAATAGAAACTTCTAATGTGCCATGTCTTATTGAGGCAGCTGATATGATAGCTAAGACAGCTAGATGTTATATACTTAAGATAAAGATGGCTAGAGAATTAGGTGGAAAGGCTTTAGTATTTTTTGCTGGTGAAGTAGCGGCGGTAGAAGCTTCCTCTAAGGCTGCGATAAAATATGTTACTGAGAAGGATAAGCTTGTAAGCCATTCTATAATAGCTAGTCCAGACCCAATGATTTGGGATACATTAATTAAATAA